The following coding sequences lie in one Rhinolophus ferrumequinum isolate MPI-CBG mRhiFer1 chromosome 16, mRhiFer1_v1.p, whole genome shotgun sequence genomic window:
- the LOC117036259 gene encoding putative uncharacterized protein ZNRD1-AS1 isoform X1, with amino-acid sequence MIKSLGGVHSSKVRQLSAQKFQQENETVHKLKTMSFDFWIAKADEYYYQQHQKMMQEKAWKYKVAPKWAITTKEERPHSEKREDAKKWDYLVSEGELNQIKKHIHRTEQARGLRDPQNRLPPQRIPSEELFTKTSTLEKDEKTENIQKTPKAISQKHKVAWAKEQIKGHRDRMTRGRELSEQRNDERGAQKLLTQVPLPKPQVEKEEVKESEWVTAYPIVQPHQKALTEVTVLMEKSKEAKLKKPLRREHLSIPPFLKSQLEKNKIIF; translated from the exons ATGATTAAG AGTTTAGGTGGTGTCCATTCTTCAAAAGTGAGGCAACTGTCAGCCCAAAAGTTTCAACAGGAGAATGAAACAGTTCATAAACTTAAGACCATGTCTTTTGACTTCTGGATTGCCAAAGCAGACGAATACTATTATCAGCAGCATCAAAAAATGATGCAGGAAAAGGCATGGAAATACAAAGTCGCTCCGAAATGGGCAATTACAACAAAGGAAGAGAGACCACACagtgaaaaaagagaagatgCTAAAAAATGGGACTATCTCGTGTCTGAGGGGGAGCTGAACCAGataaagaaacacatacacagaacCGAACAAGCTAGAGGCCTCAGAGACCCCCAGAATCGACTACCTCCTCAAAGAATTCCAAGTGAAGAACTTTTCACCAAAACGTCCACACTAGAGAAGGATGAGAAGACTGAAAATATCCAGAAAACACCCAAAGCTATATCCCAAAAGCACAAGGTGGCATGGGCAAAGGAACAGATAAAGGGACACCGAGATCGAATGACTCGAGGGAGAGAACTCTCAGAGCAAAGAAATGATGAACGAGGTGCCCAGAAACTCCTAACCCAAGTTCCTCTCCCAAAACCTcaagtggagaaagaggaagtgaaagAATCTGAATGGGTCACAGCCTATCCAATTGTCCAGCCTCACCAGAAAGCACTTACGGAAGTGACTGTCCTGATGGAAAAGTCAAAAGAGGCCAAACTTAAAAAACCACTTCGAAGAGAGCACTTGAGCATTCCACCGTTTCTGAAAAgtcaactagaaaaaaataaaattattttctag
- the LOC117036259 gene encoding putative uncharacterized protein ZNRD1-AS1 isoform X2, protein MSFDFWIAKADEYYYQQHQKMMQEKAWKYKVAPKWAITTKEERPHSEKREDAKKWDYLVSEGELNQIKKHIHRTEQARGLRDPQNRLPPQRIPSEELFTKTSTLEKDEKTENIQKTPKAISQKHKVAWAKEQIKGHRDRMTRGRELSEQRNDERGAQKLLTQVPLPKPQVEKEEVKESEWVTAYPIVQPHQKALTEVTVLMEKSKEAKLKKPLRREHLSIPPFLKSQLEKNKIIF, encoded by the coding sequence ATGTCTTTTGACTTCTGGATTGCCAAAGCAGACGAATACTATTATCAGCAGCATCAAAAAATGATGCAGGAAAAGGCATGGAAATACAAAGTCGCTCCGAAATGGGCAATTACAACAAAGGAAGAGAGACCACACagtgaaaaaagagaagatgCTAAAAAATGGGACTATCTCGTGTCTGAGGGGGAGCTGAACCAGataaagaaacacatacacagaacCGAACAAGCTAGAGGCCTCAGAGACCCCCAGAATCGACTACCTCCTCAAAGAATTCCAAGTGAAGAACTTTTCACCAAAACGTCCACACTAGAGAAGGATGAGAAGACTGAAAATATCCAGAAAACACCCAAAGCTATATCCCAAAAGCACAAGGTGGCATGGGCAAAGGAACAGATAAAGGGACACCGAGATCGAATGACTCGAGGGAGAGAACTCTCAGAGCAAAGAAATGATGAACGAGGTGCCCAGAAACTCCTAACCCAAGTTCCTCTCCCAAAACCTcaagtggagaaagaggaagtgaaagAATCTGAATGGGTCACAGCCTATCCAATTGTCCAGCCTCACCAGAAAGCACTTACGGAAGTGACTGTCCTGATGGAAAAGTCAAAAGAGGCCAAACTTAAAAAACCACTTCGAAGAGAGCACTTGAGCATTCCACCGTTTCTGAAAAgtcaactagaaaaaaataaaattattttctag